Proteins from one Apis cerana isolate GH-2021 linkage group LG11, AcerK_1.0, whole genome shotgun sequence genomic window:
- the LOC107997193 gene encoding protein nervous wreck isoform X1: MQPPPRKGNYTKFLKNVHAEQAAKLQAKNQHECDLLEDIRNFTIKKSAIEKSYSEALLKISSAYLNKKIPNIPDLKVDGAEEKWNMWNVWRTVLEENEKLARARLAAVEVFQQQIADDAKSLKLHKLQISKKAIDQLMIVQKELQICVQDVDKTKKLYFDEEHSAHDVRDKAKDIEEKLKKKKGSFFQSITSLQKNSAKVSSKRDALEEKSTGARNDYLLSLAAANAHQNRYFVVDLQNTMQYLEQGVYDKVAEYLTLMGRTELLTCLATQNSFGKIRDQAQQLTREYNIQCCCLYYPVLKQHIQYDFEPCDNDPIERITADHSAAATLGKEARRWSTRIAREINSIRENNRKLQVLLQLKESGQKTDPNDPQGPDVDTKIDELKHIIRRAETAKLKAEARIECLRNGGVNVDEWLQEAETLSVQDMPRSASSLSVRTDASGTAEHPSSDSFYDSDGDGGSDLTTVERPGSARNVPQQEEETTEERQRHDSEEVDALLEQEKQRIEQLTVGWDDPTAVDWDNEEKEEQIELRETSEIPSTQQIYKCTALYSYTAQNPDELSIVESEQLEVVGEGDGDGWLRARNYRGEEGFVPQNYLDVERDTTSGLTSQGPGLVQQISFSSVDYTIDDHDAVDPDANLQMTTSETIVQNHIGEIEQYCIALYDYDATCDEELSFLEGDILKVLRKEPHDVDDGWWEGELRGQRGLFPSLIVEPCAADGSPLTPQENITPPSSAPPVFTPPEVPEFLLENEITQSMMKESQNGKSINASIEQHRQEGFMINLSKDQRSQYGSQFEADQSEGPGIIVVEVSDELATKVDDEKTKYLNTDDQSKEDFGLGVAQIVITAATPMEEVEHPFPGLEEAIDETVKSTGSSDGDLPSSTNTDVNESDCKEATVIIDEKEEQETTETTEDIEEKSTVDDLPTDSAPFPISSSSGSEADSTSGPSTADNSQSIPSRGTVIEVQETEDIEIVPEKMVVGGRASIPDELQPDQLEKLQNLKESNA; the protein is encoded by the exons CAACTTTACAATAAAGAAGTCtgcaattgaaaaatcatattcAGAG gcacttcttaaaatatcttctgcatatttgaataaaaaaataccaaaTATTCCGGATCTCAAAGTTGATGGAGCAGAAGAGAAATg gAACATGTGGAATGTTTGGCGAACTGTCCTagaagaaaatgagaaattggCTAGAGCGCGATTAGCAGCAGTAGAAGTTTTCCAACAACAAATTGCTGACGATGCAAAAAGTTTAAAGTTGCACAAACTACAAATTTCTAAGAAG GCAATCGACCAATTAATGATAGtacaaaaagaattacaaatcTGTGTACAAGATGTAGacaaaacaaagaaattgtatttcgATGAAGAACATAGCGCCCACGATGTACGCGACAAAGCGAAAGATATTGAAGAAAA attaaagaaaaaaaagggatctTTTTTCCAATCGATAACATCATTGCAGAAAAATAGTGCAAAG GTAAGCTCGAAACGCGATGctttagaagaaaaatcaacAGGAGCGCGAAATGATTATTTGCTTAGTCTTGCCGCTGCCAATGCACATCAAAATAGGTATTTTGTAGTTGATCTACAAAATACTATGCAA taTTTAGAACAAGGTGTTTATGATAAAGTTGCAGAATATTTAACGCTAATGGGTCGTACAGAACTTTTAACCTGTCTAGCTACACAAAATAGTTTTGGTAAAATTCGTGACCAAGCACAACAA ctCACAAGAGAGTACAATATACAGTGTTGCTGCTTGTATTATCCTGTTTTAAAACAACATATACAATACGATTTTGAACCATGTGACAACGATCCAATAGAGAg GATAACAGCTGATCATTCTGCTGCAGCCACACTTGGAAAAGAAGCTCGTCGCTGGTCGACGAGAATAGCTCGTGAAATAAATAGCATCCGAGAAAATAATAGGAAATTACAAGttctattacaattaaaagaatctGGACAAAAG ACTGATCCGAATGATCCACAAGGCCCAGATGTAGATACAAAAATCGATGAACTGAAGCATATTATACGACGTGCAGAG ACGGCAAAACTGAAGGCAGAAGCGAGAATAGAATGTCTTCGAAACGGTGGAG TAAACGTTGATGAATGGCTACAAGAGGCAGAAACTCTAAGTGTTCAAGATATGCCACGTTCAGCTAGTTCTCTTTCTGTTAGAACTGATGCCTCGGGAACGGCG gAACATCCGTCCTCAGATTCATTTTATGATAGTGATGGAGACGGAGGAAGTGATTTGACAACTGTTGAACGACCAGGCAGTGCACGAAACGTTCctcaacaagaagaagaaacgacaGAGGAGAGGCAAAGACATGATAGCGAAGAAGTTGATG CTTTGCTTGAACAAGAGAAACAACGAATAGAACAACTTACAGTGGGTTGGGATGATCCGACGGCTGTAGATTgggataatgaagaaaaagaagaacagaTTGAACTTCGTGAAACATCTGAAATTCCTTCCACacaacaaatatacaaatgtacCGCGCTCTATTCATATACG GCACAAAATCCTGATGAATTGTCAATTGTCGAAAGTGAGCAATTAGAAGTTGTCGGTGAAGGTGATGGTGATGGATGGCTCCGAGCACGAAATTATCGTGGTGAAGAAGGCTTTGTTCCTCAAAATTATCTTGATGTTGAAAGAGACACAACATCTGGTCTTACTTCTCAAGGACCAGGTTTGGTGCAACAGATATCCTTTTCCTCGGTAGATTACACTATCGATGATCATGATGCAGTAGATCCAGACGCCAATTTACAAATGACAACATCGGAAACTATCGTACAAAATCATATAGGag aaatagaacAATATTGCATTGCTCTTTACGATTATGATGCTACATGTGACGAAGAACTTAGTTTTCTCGAAGGTGATATTTTGAAAGTCTTAAGAAAAGAACCGCACGATGTCGATGATGGATGGTGGGAAGGAGAATTACGTGGACAACGAGGATTATTCCCATCTTTAATCGTAGAACCTTGTGCTGCAGATGGTTCACCTTTAACTCCACag gagaatataacacCACCAAGCTCTGCACCACCAGTATTTACACCACCTGAAGttccagaatttttattagaaaatgaaataacacaAAGTATGATGAAAG aatcacAGAACGGAAAATCTATTAATGCAAGCATTGAACAACATCGACAAGAAGGATTCATGATAAATCTTTCAAAGGACCAAAGAAGTCAATACGGTTCACAGTTTGAAGCTGATCAATCTGAAGGGCCTGGTATAATAG TTGTAGAAGTATCGGATGAATTAGCAACGAag gtAGATGATGAaaagacaaaatatttaaatactgaTGACCAATCGAAAGAAGATTTCGGACTTGGCGTTGCACAAATTGTAATTACTGCAGCGACACCAATGGAAGAAGTTGAACATCCTTTTCCAGGTTTAGAAGAAGCTATTGATGAGACAGTGAAATCGACAGGAAGTTCTGATGGTGATTTACCTTCAAGCACTAATACTGATGTGAATGAAAGTGATTGCAAAGAGGCCACCGTGATAAtagatgaaaaagaagaacaagaaaCTACAGAAACAACCGAAGATATTGAAGAGAAATCAACAGTTGATGATTTACCAACAGACTCGGCACCATTTCCAATTAGTAGCAGTTCTGGTAGTGAAGCAGATTCAACATCTGGGCCAAGTACAGCAGATAATTCTCAATCTATACCATCTCGTGGTACCGTAATCGAGGTACAAGAAACAGaagatattgaaattgtaCCAGAAAAGATGGTAGTGGGAGGAAGGGCAAGTATTCCAGATGAATTACAACCTGACCAATTAGAGAAGctacaaaatttgaaagaatcgaATGCCTAG
- the LOC107997193 gene encoding protein nervous wreck isoform X3, whose product MQPPPRKGNYTKFLKNVHAEQAAKLQAKNQHECDLLEDIRNFTIKKSAIEKSYSEALLKISSAYLNKKIPNIPDLKVDGAEEKWNMWNVWRTVLEENEKLARARLAAVEVFQQQIADDAKSLKLHKLQISKKAIDQLMIVQKELQICVQDVDKTKKLYFDEEHSAHDVRDKAKDIEEKLKKKKGSFFQSITSLQKNSAKVSSKRDALEEKSTGARNDYLLSLAAANAHQNRYFVVDLQNTMQYLEQGVYDKVAEYLTLMGRTELLTCLATQNSFGKIRDQAQQLTREYNIQCCCLYYPVLKQHIQYDFEPCDNDPIERITADHSAAATLGKEARRWSTRIAREINSIRENNRKLQVLLQLKESGQKTDPNDPQGPDVDTKIDELKHIIRRAETAKLKAEARIECLRNGGVNVDEWLQEAETLSVQDMPRSASSLSVRTDASGTAEHPSSDSFYDSDGDGGSDLTTVERPGSARNVPQQEEETTEERQRHDSEEVDALLEQEKQRIEQLTVGWDDPTAVDWDNEEKEEQIELRETSEIPSTQQIYKCTALYSYTAQNPDELSIVESEQLEVVGEGDGDGWLRARNYRGEEGFVPQNYLDVERDTTSGLTSQGPGLVQQISFSSVDYTIDDHDAVDPDANLQMTTSETIVQNHIGEIEQYCIALYDYDATCDEELSFLEGDILKVLRKEPHDVDDGWWEGELRGQRGLFPSLIVEPCAADGSPLTPQENITPPSSAPPVFTPPEVPEFLLENEITQSMMKESQNGKSINASIEQHRQEGFMINLSKDQRSQYGSQFEADQSEGPGIIGR is encoded by the exons CAACTTTACAATAAAGAAGTCtgcaattgaaaaatcatattcAGAG gcacttcttaaaatatcttctgcatatttgaataaaaaaataccaaaTATTCCGGATCTCAAAGTTGATGGAGCAGAAGAGAAATg gAACATGTGGAATGTTTGGCGAACTGTCCTagaagaaaatgagaaattggCTAGAGCGCGATTAGCAGCAGTAGAAGTTTTCCAACAACAAATTGCTGACGATGCAAAAAGTTTAAAGTTGCACAAACTACAAATTTCTAAGAAG GCAATCGACCAATTAATGATAGtacaaaaagaattacaaatcTGTGTACAAGATGTAGacaaaacaaagaaattgtatttcgATGAAGAACATAGCGCCCACGATGTACGCGACAAAGCGAAAGATATTGAAGAAAA attaaagaaaaaaaagggatctTTTTTCCAATCGATAACATCATTGCAGAAAAATAGTGCAAAG GTAAGCTCGAAACGCGATGctttagaagaaaaatcaacAGGAGCGCGAAATGATTATTTGCTTAGTCTTGCCGCTGCCAATGCACATCAAAATAGGTATTTTGTAGTTGATCTACAAAATACTATGCAA taTTTAGAACAAGGTGTTTATGATAAAGTTGCAGAATATTTAACGCTAATGGGTCGTACAGAACTTTTAACCTGTCTAGCTACACAAAATAGTTTTGGTAAAATTCGTGACCAAGCACAACAA ctCACAAGAGAGTACAATATACAGTGTTGCTGCTTGTATTATCCTGTTTTAAAACAACATATACAATACGATTTTGAACCATGTGACAACGATCCAATAGAGAg GATAACAGCTGATCATTCTGCTGCAGCCACACTTGGAAAAGAAGCTCGTCGCTGGTCGACGAGAATAGCTCGTGAAATAAATAGCATCCGAGAAAATAATAGGAAATTACAAGttctattacaattaaaagaatctGGACAAAAG ACTGATCCGAATGATCCACAAGGCCCAGATGTAGATACAAAAATCGATGAACTGAAGCATATTATACGACGTGCAGAG ACGGCAAAACTGAAGGCAGAAGCGAGAATAGAATGTCTTCGAAACGGTGGAG TAAACGTTGATGAATGGCTACAAGAGGCAGAAACTCTAAGTGTTCAAGATATGCCACGTTCAGCTAGTTCTCTTTCTGTTAGAACTGATGCCTCGGGAACGGCG gAACATCCGTCCTCAGATTCATTTTATGATAGTGATGGAGACGGAGGAAGTGATTTGACAACTGTTGAACGACCAGGCAGTGCACGAAACGTTCctcaacaagaagaagaaacgacaGAGGAGAGGCAAAGACATGATAGCGAAGAAGTTGATG CTTTGCTTGAACAAGAGAAACAACGAATAGAACAACTTACAGTGGGTTGGGATGATCCGACGGCTGTAGATTgggataatgaagaaaaagaagaacagaTTGAACTTCGTGAAACATCTGAAATTCCTTCCACacaacaaatatacaaatgtacCGCGCTCTATTCATATACG GCACAAAATCCTGATGAATTGTCAATTGTCGAAAGTGAGCAATTAGAAGTTGTCGGTGAAGGTGATGGTGATGGATGGCTCCGAGCACGAAATTATCGTGGTGAAGAAGGCTTTGTTCCTCAAAATTATCTTGATGTTGAAAGAGACACAACATCTGGTCTTACTTCTCAAGGACCAGGTTTGGTGCAACAGATATCCTTTTCCTCGGTAGATTACACTATCGATGATCATGATGCAGTAGATCCAGACGCCAATTTACAAATGACAACATCGGAAACTATCGTACAAAATCATATAGGag aaatagaacAATATTGCATTGCTCTTTACGATTATGATGCTACATGTGACGAAGAACTTAGTTTTCTCGAAGGTGATATTTTGAAAGTCTTAAGAAAAGAACCGCACGATGTCGATGATGGATGGTGGGAAGGAGAATTACGTGGACAACGAGGATTATTCCCATCTTTAATCGTAGAACCTTGTGCTGCAGATGGTTCACCTTTAACTCCACag gagaatataacacCACCAAGCTCTGCACCACCAGTATTTACACCACCTGAAGttccagaatttttattagaaaatgaaataacacaAAGTATGATGAAAG aatcacAGAACGGAAAATCTATTAATGCAAGCATTGAACAACATCGACAAGAAGGATTCATGATAAATCTTTCAAAGGACCAAAGAAGTCAATACGGTTCACAGTTTGAAGCTGATCAATCTGAAGGGCCTGGTATAATAG gtAGATGA
- the LOC107997193 gene encoding protein nervous wreck isoform X2 yields the protein MRPSRRYTCIFFSNFTIKKSAIEKSYSEALLKISSAYLNKKIPNIPDLKVDGAEEKWNMWNVWRTVLEENEKLARARLAAVEVFQQQIADDAKSLKLHKLQISKKAIDQLMIVQKELQICVQDVDKTKKLYFDEEHSAHDVRDKAKDIEEKLKKKKGSFFQSITSLQKNSAKVSSKRDALEEKSTGARNDYLLSLAAANAHQNRYFVVDLQNTMQYLEQGVYDKVAEYLTLMGRTELLTCLATQNSFGKIRDQAQQLTREYNIQCCCLYYPVLKQHIQYDFEPCDNDPIERITADHSAAATLGKEARRWSTRIAREINSIRENNRKLQVLLQLKESGQKTDPNDPQGPDVDTKIDELKHIIRRAETAKLKAEARIECLRNGGVNVDEWLQEAETLSVQDMPRSASSLSVRTDASGTAEHPSSDSFYDSDGDGGSDLTTVERPGSARNVPQQEEETTEERQRHDSEEVDALLEQEKQRIEQLTVGWDDPTAVDWDNEEKEEQIELRETSEIPSTQQIYKCTALYSYTAQNPDELSIVESEQLEVVGEGDGDGWLRARNYRGEEGFVPQNYLDVERDTTSGLTSQGPGLVQQISFSSVDYTIDDHDAVDPDANLQMTTSETIVQNHIGEIEQYCIALYDYDATCDEELSFLEGDILKVLRKEPHDVDDGWWEGELRGQRGLFPSLIVEPCAADGSPLTPQENITPPSSAPPVFTPPEVPEFLLENEITQSMMKESQNGKSINASIEQHRQEGFMINLSKDQRSQYGSQFEADQSEGPGIIVVEVSDELATKVDDEKTKYLNTDDQSKEDFGLGVAQIVITAATPMEEVEHPFPGLEEAIDETVKSTGSSDGDLPSSTNTDVNESDCKEATVIIDEKEEQETTETTEDIEEKSTVDDLPTDSAPFPISSSSGSEADSTSGPSTADNSQSIPSRGTVIEVQETEDIEIVPEKMVVGGRASIPDELQPDQLEKLQNLKESNA from the exons TGCATATTTTTCAGCAACTTTACAATAAAGAAGTCtgcaattgaaaaatcatattcAGAG gcacttcttaaaatatcttctgcatatttgaataaaaaaataccaaaTATTCCGGATCTCAAAGTTGATGGAGCAGAAGAGAAATg gAACATGTGGAATGTTTGGCGAACTGTCCTagaagaaaatgagaaattggCTAGAGCGCGATTAGCAGCAGTAGAAGTTTTCCAACAACAAATTGCTGACGATGCAAAAAGTTTAAAGTTGCACAAACTACAAATTTCTAAGAAG GCAATCGACCAATTAATGATAGtacaaaaagaattacaaatcTGTGTACAAGATGTAGacaaaacaaagaaattgtatttcgATGAAGAACATAGCGCCCACGATGTACGCGACAAAGCGAAAGATATTGAAGAAAA attaaagaaaaaaaagggatctTTTTTCCAATCGATAACATCATTGCAGAAAAATAGTGCAAAG GTAAGCTCGAAACGCGATGctttagaagaaaaatcaacAGGAGCGCGAAATGATTATTTGCTTAGTCTTGCCGCTGCCAATGCACATCAAAATAGGTATTTTGTAGTTGATCTACAAAATACTATGCAA taTTTAGAACAAGGTGTTTATGATAAAGTTGCAGAATATTTAACGCTAATGGGTCGTACAGAACTTTTAACCTGTCTAGCTACACAAAATAGTTTTGGTAAAATTCGTGACCAAGCACAACAA ctCACAAGAGAGTACAATATACAGTGTTGCTGCTTGTATTATCCTGTTTTAAAACAACATATACAATACGATTTTGAACCATGTGACAACGATCCAATAGAGAg GATAACAGCTGATCATTCTGCTGCAGCCACACTTGGAAAAGAAGCTCGTCGCTGGTCGACGAGAATAGCTCGTGAAATAAATAGCATCCGAGAAAATAATAGGAAATTACAAGttctattacaattaaaagaatctGGACAAAAG ACTGATCCGAATGATCCACAAGGCCCAGATGTAGATACAAAAATCGATGAACTGAAGCATATTATACGACGTGCAGAG ACGGCAAAACTGAAGGCAGAAGCGAGAATAGAATGTCTTCGAAACGGTGGAG TAAACGTTGATGAATGGCTACAAGAGGCAGAAACTCTAAGTGTTCAAGATATGCCACGTTCAGCTAGTTCTCTTTCTGTTAGAACTGATGCCTCGGGAACGGCG gAACATCCGTCCTCAGATTCATTTTATGATAGTGATGGAGACGGAGGAAGTGATTTGACAACTGTTGAACGACCAGGCAGTGCACGAAACGTTCctcaacaagaagaagaaacgacaGAGGAGAGGCAAAGACATGATAGCGAAGAAGTTGATG CTTTGCTTGAACAAGAGAAACAACGAATAGAACAACTTACAGTGGGTTGGGATGATCCGACGGCTGTAGATTgggataatgaagaaaaagaagaacagaTTGAACTTCGTGAAACATCTGAAATTCCTTCCACacaacaaatatacaaatgtacCGCGCTCTATTCATATACG GCACAAAATCCTGATGAATTGTCAATTGTCGAAAGTGAGCAATTAGAAGTTGTCGGTGAAGGTGATGGTGATGGATGGCTCCGAGCACGAAATTATCGTGGTGAAGAAGGCTTTGTTCCTCAAAATTATCTTGATGTTGAAAGAGACACAACATCTGGTCTTACTTCTCAAGGACCAGGTTTGGTGCAACAGATATCCTTTTCCTCGGTAGATTACACTATCGATGATCATGATGCAGTAGATCCAGACGCCAATTTACAAATGACAACATCGGAAACTATCGTACAAAATCATATAGGag aaatagaacAATATTGCATTGCTCTTTACGATTATGATGCTACATGTGACGAAGAACTTAGTTTTCTCGAAGGTGATATTTTGAAAGTCTTAAGAAAAGAACCGCACGATGTCGATGATGGATGGTGGGAAGGAGAATTACGTGGACAACGAGGATTATTCCCATCTTTAATCGTAGAACCTTGTGCTGCAGATGGTTCACCTTTAACTCCACag gagaatataacacCACCAAGCTCTGCACCACCAGTATTTACACCACCTGAAGttccagaatttttattagaaaatgaaataacacaAAGTATGATGAAAG aatcacAGAACGGAAAATCTATTAATGCAAGCATTGAACAACATCGACAAGAAGGATTCATGATAAATCTTTCAAAGGACCAAAGAAGTCAATACGGTTCACAGTTTGAAGCTGATCAATCTGAAGGGCCTGGTATAATAG TTGTAGAAGTATCGGATGAATTAGCAACGAag gtAGATGATGAaaagacaaaatatttaaatactgaTGACCAATCGAAAGAAGATTTCGGACTTGGCGTTGCACAAATTGTAATTACTGCAGCGACACCAATGGAAGAAGTTGAACATCCTTTTCCAGGTTTAGAAGAAGCTATTGATGAGACAGTGAAATCGACAGGAAGTTCTGATGGTGATTTACCTTCAAGCACTAATACTGATGTGAATGAAAGTGATTGCAAAGAGGCCACCGTGATAAtagatgaaaaagaagaacaagaaaCTACAGAAACAACCGAAGATATTGAAGAGAAATCAACAGTTGATGATTTACCAACAGACTCGGCACCATTTCCAATTAGTAGCAGTTCTGGTAGTGAAGCAGATTCAACATCTGGGCCAAGTACAGCAGATAATTCTCAATCTATACCATCTCGTGGTACCGTAATCGAGGTACAAGAAACAGaagatattgaaattgtaCCAGAAAAGATGGTAGTGGGAGGAAGGGCAAGTATTCCAGATGAATTACAACCTGACCAATTAGAGAAGctacaaaatttgaaagaatcgaATGCCTAG